GCTTCGACAGGCTCAGCCACCTCGCCGCGGAGGTCCCTGAGCCTGTCGAAGGGACCGATCGCGTCCGCGAAACGCCGGGTGCCCGGCATCCGGATGCCGTCGACTCAGCGCTGCGGCTTGGGAAACGCCGCACGCACGACATCGGACTGCAAGTAGTCGGAGACCCCGATGAGCAGGATCGCGAACAGGATCTGCTCGGTGACCACCCAGAACGGGTAGAGCCCGGGGATCGCGGCGAGCACGAGGGCGACGACCGGGAAGATGCGGCTGAACAGCTGCAGACGCCGGAACGCCCAGTACCAGCCCGCCCACGCGCGCCACAGGAAGTAGAACAGCGTCGTGGTGATGGCCAGCACGACGAGGCAGCGCATCCACACGGCGAACCCCACATCGGCGCCGTTCTGCGTCATGACGAAAGCGACCACCACCGTGGCGACGCCGAGCACGAAGCCCGCCGCCAGCAGCAGCGTCATCGCACGGAACGCGCGCCGCACCTTCGGGTCGTCGGAGACGGCGACGCGATGGCCGGCCTGACGTCCGCCGGCGATGCGGTCGAGGCGGCGCAGGGCTGGTTCGAGCTGCATGCGCTCACCCTATGACCTCGGCGTATGCGCCGCCTCGGTGCACGCCCGCGCTCAGCCGACCGTGATCTCCGGTTCGTGCCGCACGGGGAAGTTGACCGAGTTGGCGATGAAGCACCACGCGCGCGCCTGCGCGTGCGCGGCGCGGGCCGCCTCGACCATCGACTCCTCGGCGACCCGCACCCGCGGGCGCAGCACCACCTCTGTGAATGCTCCCCCGCTGTTGCCGTCTTCCTGCATGGTGCCCGATGCGTCGTCCTCGTACCCCGTGACGACGACCCCGGTCGTGACGCAGGCGTGCAGGTAGGACAGCAGGTGGCATTCGCTCAGCGCGGCGAGGAGCAGCTCCTCCGGGTTCCACTTGGCGGGGTCGCCGCGGAACGGCTTGTCGGCGGATGCCGCGATGGCGGGCTTCCCGTCGACCTCGAGCGTCACGGCCCGGTCGTAGTCGCGATACCCGCTCGTGCCGCTCCCCCGGTCGCCCGTCCAGGTCGCGTGCAGACGGTACTGGTGCTCTCCGTTCATGCCACCAGTCTGCCCCCACCCCACCCCCACCGCCGCGCGAGTCGCCAGGATGTGTCGCTTCGACGCCGCTCCCGGCGACAGATCCTGGCGACTCACGCGGGGAGGCGGGCCCCGTCGGGCGGCGAGGTGCCGGGATACGATGGAGGGATGCCGACGCCCCCCGCCTTCGCTGAACTCGCCGTCGTCGATCGCAACGGGTTCGTGGAGTCACGGCACCACGGCGTGGCGGTGGTGCTCGCCCCCGACGGGTCGGAGAAGCTCTCCCTCGGCGACCCGACCGCACCTTTCCTCCCCCGCTCGAGCATGAAGCCGCTGCAGGCGCTCGCGTGCCTGTCGGCCGGCGTCGACCTCGCCGACGAGCGACTGGCGATCTCGATGGCGAGCCACTGCGGCACCGACCGGCACGCCGAGGTGGCCCGGGGCATGCTGCAGTCGGCGGGCCTCACCGAAGACGACCTGGGCTGCCCGGCCGCGTGGCCGTCCGACCAGGCATCGCGCGACGAGCTCGTACGCGATCACGGCGGTCCCTCGCCGCTGCGGATGAACTGCTCCGGAAAGCACGCCGCCATGCTTCTGACGTGCGTCGCGAACGGGTGGCCGACCGCGAACTACCTCGACGCGCAGCACCCGCTGCAGGTGCACATCCGCGAGGTGATCGAGCGGCTCGTGGGCGAGCGCCTGACCACCACGGCGATCGACGGGTGCGGCGCCCCCGTCTACGCGATGAGCCTCGTGGGCCTCGCCCGTGCCATCCAGCGCATCGCGACGTCATCCGAGCGGTCTCCCTTCGCGCTGCACCGCAGCGCCGGAACCCTCGTGCGCGCCGTCAAAGACCACGCGTGGACGATCGACGGTCCCGGTCGCCCCGACACGGTCGTCATCGATCATCTCGGTGTCTTCAGCAAGATGGGCGCCGAGGGCGTCCAGGTGATGACGGCCCCCGACGGCACCACGGTCGCGCTGAAGATGCTCGACGGGTCCAACCGCGCCGGCCACGTGGTGGCGCTGCGCCTGCTCGAGCGCGCGGGCGCCCTCACCCCCGAGGCCGTGGCCGACACGGTGGCGCATCTGCCGTTGTCGGTGCTCGGCGGCGGTGCCGAGGTCGGCGCGATCCGCGCCGCCGTCTGACGGCGGCCGGGCGTCAGATGCCGCCGTCCACCGAGCGCGGGTAGGTCACCGGCTCGTCGGGGACGAGCACCTCGGTGTCGCGGTTCAGGCTCTCACCACGGAAGAACGGCTTCGAATCGGGCACCGCGAACCAGATGAGCATGAGCACGACGCCGACCGCGAGAGCTCCGATCCCCATCACGAAGGTCCCCCCGATCCCGAACAGCACGGTGTAGCCGTACTCCGGGTCGTACATGTCGACGGCGGATTGCACGAACGCGAACGTCAGCATCAGCGCACCCAGCAGGGGAAGGATGCCGCGGTAGACGAGATTCGTCGCCGATGAGAACAGCTGCCGTCGGTAGTACCACACGCACGCGTAACCGGTCAGGGCGTAATAGAACGCGATCGCCAGCCCCAGGGACAGGATCGAGTCCTGGAGGATGTTGTCGCTGATGAGGGTCATCCCGACGTAGTACACGCTGGCGACGACGCCCATGACGAGCGTCGAGAAGGACGGCGTCCGGTAGCGCGGATGCACGGAGCGGAAGCGGGCGGGCAGGGCCTTGTACGCGGCCATCGCGAGGGTCCCGCGGGCCGTGGGAAGGATGGTGGTCTGCGTCGACGACACCGCCGAGATCAGCACGGCGACGATCAGCACCCACCCGAAGGGGCCGAAGAGGCCGTCCTTCAGCGCCAGGAACACGTCGTCGGCGTTGTCGGGGTTGGCGAGCCCCGCCCCGTCCTCCCCGACCCCCGCGTACATCATCGCGGCCACGGTCACGGTGACGTAGGTCCCGAGCAGGATGACGGTCGTGAGGAGCGCTGCACGGCCGGGGATGCGTTGAGGATCCTTCGTCTCCTCGTTCAGCGCGAGACAGGTGTCCCAGCCCCAGTAGATGAAAAGTGCCAGCAGCACCGCTTCGGTGAAGCCGCCGAAGTCGGTGAAGCCGAACGGGTTGAACCATGCGATGTCGAAGGGTGTGGGGTTCGGCGCGCTGCCGTCGAAGAACTTCCACAGCGCCAACACCACGAACAACCCCAGCACGATGTACTGCACGGCGAGCAGGATGTTCTGGATGCGCTCGCCGATCTCCACGCCGCGGTAACTGACGAAGGTCATGGCTGCGATGAACGCGACACCGGTCGCGGTGACCAGGGGGACGTTCTCTGCCAGCGATCCGTCTCCGATCAGCGACCACAGGTAGATGCCGGCGATCTGCGACAGGTTCGCCAGCACGACCATGCCGGCCACGGCCACGCCCCATCCGCCCATCCACCCGATCCAGGGGCCGAAGGCCTTCGTGCTCCATGTGAACGTCGTGCCGCAGTCGGGTACGGCGTTGTTCAGCTCGCGGTAGGCGAACGCGATGAACAGCATCGGGATGAAGGCGATGATGAAGGCGATGGGGGCCGAGGCGCCTACGGCGAGCACGACGAAGCCGAGCGTGGCCACGAGCGAGTACACCGGGGCGGTGGATGCCAGACCGATCACGGTCGAGCCCCAGAGTCCGAGGGTGCCGGAGGCGAGGCCCTTGCCGGCCGTGCATTCGGGTGCAGCGGTCATGTGCCGAACGTAGGATCAGCGACCCGTTCGGGTCAAGCGACGGGCCCGGGCCGCGCGGTGGAGTTCAGCCGTCTCGACGCGTGACGTCGAGAACGACGATGGTGATGTTGTCACGCCCGCCGTTCTCGAGCGCCGCCGCCATCATCGCCTCGACGGCGGCGGCGGGGTCGGCGTTCGCCTCGAGGAAGTGGCGGATGCCGAAGTCGGTGAGCTCTTTCGTCAGCCCGTCCGAGCAGATGACGAAGCGGTCGCCGTCGAGCACATCCAGCCGCAGATAATCGGGCTTGACGCTGTCGCTGGGTCCGACGGCGCGGGTGATCACGTTGCCGTACGGGTGGTTCTCGGCCTCTTCGGGGCTGAGGCGGCCGGCGGCGATGAGTTCCTGCACGACGGAGTGGTCCGTCGTGACCTGCACGATCTCGCCGTCGCGCAGGAGGTAGACGCGGGAGTCGCCGATGTTGAGCGTCACCCAGTGGGGCTCTTCCGTCTGCGTCTCGAGGTAGACGCCGGTGAGCGTGGTCCCCGTGCCCTCGTCGGTCGTCTCGGGGTGCGCGACGATGTCTTTCACCGCGCGCGAGAGGGCCTTCTCGATGTTCTTCGTCGACACCGCGCCCCCGTCGACGACGGCGCGGAGACGGTCCACCGTGCTCGCGC
The DNA window shown above is from Microbacterium proteolyticum and carries:
- a CDS encoding OsmC family protein, which translates into the protein MNGEHQYRLHATWTGDRGSGTSGYRDYDRAVTLEVDGKPAIAASADKPFRGDPAKWNPEELLLAALSECHLLSYLHACVTTGVVVTGYEDDASGTMQEDGNSGGAFTEVVLRPRVRVAEESMVEAARAAHAQARAWCFIANSVNFPVRHEPEITVG
- a CDS encoding PP2C family protein-serine/threonine phosphatase, which translates into the protein MPEVTTHTRSVPLGQTTLELSWAAGTDTGRRREVNQDAVLAAFPLYVVADGMGGHLGGEIASASTVDRLRAVVDGGAVSTKNIEKALSRAVKDIVAHPETTDEGTGTTLTGVYLETQTEEPHWVTLNIGDSRVYLLRDGEIVQVTTDHSVVQELIAAGRLSPEEAENHPYGNVITRAVGPSDSVKPDYLRLDVLDGDRFVICSDGLTKELTDFGIRHFLEANADPAAAVEAMMAAALENGGRDNITIVVLDVTRRDG
- a CDS encoding APC family permease: MTAAPECTAGKGLASGTLGLWGSTVIGLASTAPVYSLVATLGFVVLAVGASAPIAFIIAFIPMLFIAFAYRELNNAVPDCGTTFTWSTKAFGPWIGWMGGWGVAVAGMVVLANLSQIAGIYLWSLIGDGSLAENVPLVTATGVAFIAAMTFVSYRGVEIGERIQNILLAVQYIVLGLFVVLALWKFFDGSAPNPTPFDIAWFNPFGFTDFGGFTEAVLLALFIYWGWDTCLALNEETKDPQRIPGRAALLTTVILLGTYVTVTVAAMMYAGVGEDGAGLANPDNADDVFLALKDGLFGPFGWVLIVAVLISAVSSTQTTILPTARGTLAMAAYKALPARFRSVHPRYRTPSFSTLVMGVVASVYYVGMTLISDNILQDSILSLGLAIAFYYALTGYACVWYYRRQLFSSATNLVYRGILPLLGALMLTFAFVQSAVDMYDPEYGYTVLFGIGGTFVMGIGALAVGVVLMLIWFAVPDSKPFFRGESLNRDTEVLVPDEPVTYPRSVDGGI
- a CDS encoding asparaginase, producing MPTPPAFAELAVVDRNGFVESRHHGVAVVLAPDGSEKLSLGDPTAPFLPRSSMKPLQALACLSAGVDLADERLAISMASHCGTDRHAEVARGMLQSAGLTEDDLGCPAAWPSDQASRDELVRDHGGPSPLRMNCSGKHAAMLLTCVANGWPTANYLDAQHPLQVHIREVIERLVGERLTTTAIDGCGAPVYAMSLVGLARAIQRIATSSERSPFALHRSAGTLVRAVKDHAWTIDGPGRPDTVVIDHLGVFSKMGAEGVQVMTAPDGTTVALKMLDGSNRAGHVVALRLLERAGALTPEAVADTVAHLPLSVLGGGAEVGAIRAAV